The Kosmotoga arenicorallina S304 nucleotide sequence CCTGTGATGACTCGTAGACCTCCATTGAGTTCCGCCGCCAGAGCACAGTCCACAGGCGTGAATTCGGGCAGTTCCTGCCCTACTGTTTAACGCTACTGAGCATATTGTGCGATATTCACAGCAGCATTAATGTCCCTATCATGGACCGTCCCACAGTTGGGGCATGTCCATTTCCTTATCCTTAGCTTTTTAACCTCTTCGTTTTTGTACCCGCATATCGAACATGTTTGACTTGACGCAAAGAACCTATCGATTTTCACAAGTTCGATTCCTAACCTTTTGGCTTTGTACCCCAATGTTGTCATGAATTTGTACCACGATTGCTGTTGAATGTGTTTAGCCAAGCCGTGGTTCCTTAACATACCTTTTATATTCAGATTTTCTACCGCAATCTTGCCAACTTGGTTTTCGCTGACAATTTTGTGGGTTGTTTTATGTATCCAATCTTCTTTGATATTGCTGATTTTCTCTATGTATCGTGCCAATCTGAGCCTTGCATCTTCTCTGTTTCTGGAACCTTTTTGTTTCTTGGACAAACTCCTATATAGTCTCTTTAACCGCTTTTCGAATTTCGAAAGATCGGGCATAGAGTACTTCTGTCCGGTACTCAATATCACTGAGTGTTTTATTCCTAAATCTATGCCTAAGACTTCTGTTGAATTGCTTCTTAGCAGGATACCCGGTGTTTCAACAACGATAGAGACATAATATTTGTTTGTCGTCGTTTTTTTGAATGTCACGTTTTTTATGACAAATTGCTCTGGTAGATTTCTGTGAACACGGACTCTTATGCCTTCTCTAAACTTTGGTACGAAAATATACCCATACTTTTTGTTATCTCCTTTGATGTATAACTGTATGTGTTGTGGAACTCTAAATGTTTGTCTGCTTTTCTTTTTCTTGAAACGAGGATATTTAGCCTGTTTCCTGAAGAATTTCTTGAAAGCATTGTCTAAATCTTTAAGTGACTGCTGTAGTGTCTGGGAATTGACTTCTTTCAGCCATGAATACTTTTGACATTTTTTCAA carries:
- a CDS encoding RNA-guided endonuclease TnpB family protein encodes the protein HFGATRFVLNFFLNYSNLVYEKLNRPTGYHEWAKLLTRLKKCQKYSWLKEVNSQTLQQSLKDLDNAFKKFFRKQAKYPRFKKKKSRQTFRVPQHIQLYIKGDNKKYGYIFVPKFREGIRVRVHRNLPEQFVIKNVTFKKTTTNKYYVSIVVETPGILLRSNSTEVLGIDLGIKHSVILSTGQKYSMPDLSKFEKRLKRLYRSLSKKQKGSRNREDARLRLARYIEKISNIKEDWIHKTTHKIVSENQVGKIAVENLNIKGMLRNHGLAKHIQQQSWYKFMTTLGYKAKRLGIELVKIDRFFASSQTCSICGYKNEEVKKLRIRKWTCPNCGTVHDRDINAAVNIAQYAQ